A genomic segment from Actinomadura hallensis encodes:
- a CDS encoding response regulator transcription factor produces the protein MATVLLVEDDDHVRQAFLRELRDLGHTMRSAGRALDALRDVAANAPDVVVLDLGLPDLDGAEALKMLRAVSDVPVIVATARDGEPEIIRLLQSGADDYLVKPFSAGHLHARIEAVLRRARTEARRQAIVVGELQIDLDRRQAKLRGTVLQLARMEFEMLAFLARNAGRVVSRRELLTEVWRQPYGDDQTIDVHLSWLRRKMGERSSSPRYLHTVRGVGVMLAAPE, from the coding sequence GTGGCTACCGTTCTGCTCGTTGAAGACGACGACCACGTCCGGCAGGCGTTCCTGCGGGAACTGCGGGACCTCGGCCACACCATGCGCAGCGCCGGCCGCGCCCTGGACGCGCTGCGCGACGTCGCGGCCAACGCGCCCGACGTCGTCGTCCTCGACCTCGGCCTTCCCGACCTCGACGGCGCCGAGGCGCTGAAGATGCTGCGCGCCGTGTCCGACGTGCCGGTGATCGTGGCGACCGCGCGGGACGGCGAGCCGGAGATCATCCGGCTGCTGCAGTCGGGGGCCGACGACTACCTGGTGAAGCCCTTCTCCGCGGGGCATCTGCACGCCCGCATCGAGGCCGTGCTGCGACGCGCCAGGACGGAGGCGCGGCGGCAGGCGATCGTGGTCGGGGAGCTTCAGATCGACCTGGACCGCCGGCAGGCGAAACTGCGCGGCACCGTGCTCCAGCTCGCCCGGATGGAGTTCGAGATGCTGGCCTTCCTCGCCCGCAACGCCGGGCGGGTCGTGTCCCGGCGCGAACTGCTGACCGAGGTGTGGCGGCAGCCCTACGGCGACGACCAGACGATCGACGTGCACCTCTCCTGGCTCCGCCGCAAGATGGGGGAACGTTCCAGCTCGCCGCGCTACCTGCACACCGTGCGGGGCGTGGGCGTGATGCTCGCGGCGCCGGAATGA
- a CDS encoding TetR/AcrR family transcriptional regulator — protein MARGTARSTAVDGDTAEDAAGRAGGASAFELAQRQGDEAIRTTLLDVASRLLAAEGPQALALRRIAAEAGCSTTVLYRMFGGKHGLLEALYVEGFRRFRRRLAAVPRDPDPRAHLRALGLAYRENALAERNYYGLMFGAPVPGFRPGEEALATALSAFAILEDAVAACAAAGLLADADPRRVALSFWAGIHGFVSLELNGHMPDADAVLDTLMSGISSGFFSTPPK, from the coding sequence ATGGCGCGCGGCACGGCGCGGAGCACGGCGGTCGACGGCGACACCGCGGAGGACGCCGCGGGCCGGGCCGGGGGCGCGAGCGCGTTCGAGCTGGCGCAGCGGCAGGGCGACGAGGCGATCCGCACCACGCTGCTGGACGTCGCGAGCCGGCTGCTGGCCGCCGAGGGCCCGCAGGCGCTCGCGCTGCGCCGGATCGCCGCCGAGGCGGGCTGCTCCACCACCGTCCTGTACCGGATGTTCGGCGGGAAGCACGGACTCCTCGAAGCGCTCTACGTCGAGGGCTTCCGGCGTTTCCGGCGGCGCCTCGCCGCCGTCCCGCGCGACCCCGACCCGCGCGCCCACCTGCGCGCGCTCGGCCTCGCCTACCGGGAGAACGCGCTCGCCGAGCGCAACTACTACGGGCTGATGTTCGGCGCGCCCGTCCCCGGGTTCCGGCCCGGCGAGGAGGCGCTGGCCACCGCCCTGTCCGCCTTCGCGATCCTGGAGGACGCGGTGGCCGCCTGCGCCGCCGCGGGCCTGCTGGCCGACGCCGACCCCCGGCGCGTCGCGCTCTCGTTCTGGGCCGGGATCCACGGCTTCGTCAGCCTCGAGTTGAACGGCCACATGCCCGACGCGGACGCGGTCCTCGACACCCTCATGAGCGGCATCTCGTCCGGCTTCTTCAGCACACCCCCGAAGTGA
- a CDS encoding DUF2804 domain-containing protein, whose translation MPTHEREITEPVDLCLPDGRLNPDAVGWTRRPLHRANLRGWGRTKRWEYWGIVTPRHIVGLVASSIDYAGVHGVYVLDRETGEETVEDAVVPFARGAVFPDRSGEGEVSVRGGGVAVGVRQHPGGSRVRAVAPAAGFDLDVEIPLEEGRESLGVVVPWGPRRFQYTVKDVGRPVTGRLRLPSGEHEIGEGAFAVLDHGRGKWPYRMTWNWAAASGPGIALQLGGRWTDGTGMTENAVFVDGRLHKIGEELDWSYDRDDWLRPWTITGDRVEATFHPFHERAARTELGIVGSETHQCFGRFTGRARTDGGTWIEFDGLTGWAEEARQRW comes from the coding sequence ATGCCGACCCACGAGCGCGAGATCACCGAGCCCGTCGACCTCTGCCTGCCGGACGGCCGGCTCAACCCGGACGCGGTCGGCTGGACGCGCCGCCCGCTGCACCGTGCGAACCTGCGCGGCTGGGGCCGGACCAAGCGCTGGGAGTACTGGGGCATCGTCACGCCGCGGCACATCGTCGGGCTCGTGGCCTCGTCGATCGACTACGCCGGGGTCCACGGCGTCTACGTGCTGGACCGCGAGACCGGGGAGGAGACCGTCGAGGACGCGGTGGTGCCCTTCGCGCGGGGCGCGGTGTTCCCCGACCGCAGCGGCGAGGGCGAGGTGTCCGTGCGGGGCGGGGGAGTGGCGGTCGGCGTCCGGCAGCATCCGGGCGGTTCCCGGGTGCGGGCCGTCGCTCCCGCCGCGGGCTTCGACCTCGACGTCGAGATCCCGCTGGAGGAGGGCCGCGAGTCGCTCGGCGTGGTGGTCCCGTGGGGGCCGCGGCGGTTCCAGTACACGGTGAAGGACGTCGGGCGCCCGGTGACCGGGCGGCTGCGGCTTCCGTCCGGGGAGCACGAGATCGGCGAGGGCGCGTTCGCGGTGCTCGACCACGGGCGCGGCAAGTGGCCGTACCGGATGACGTGGAACTGGGCGGCGGCGAGCGGGCCGGGGATCGCGCTCCAGCTCGGCGGCAGGTGGACGGACGGCACCGGCATGACCGAGAACGCGGTCTTCGTCGACGGGCGCCTCCACAAGATCGGTGAGGAGCTCGACTGGAGCTACGACCGGGACGACTGGCTGCGCCCCTGGACCATCACCGGCGACCGCGTCGAGGCGACGTTCCACCCGTTCCACGAGAGGGCCGCGCGCACCGAGCTCGGCATCGTCGGCAGCGAGACCCACCAGTGCTTCGGCCGTTTCACCGGCCGCGCCCGCACCGACGGCGGGACCTGGATCGAGTTCGACGGCCTCACCGGGTGGGCGGAGGAGGCCCGCCAGCGCTGGTGA
- a CDS encoding aldo/keto reductase — protein MKQIGDLDVFPLCLGGNVFGWTAGKERSFEILDAYAAAGGNFVDTADSYMASAPGNRGGESETIIGEWTETRGNRDDVVIATKVGRHPERRGLAPANIRAAADDSLRRLRTDRIDLYYTHYDDPSVPIEDIMTTLHELVTAGKVRQIGVSNIEPDRLQKSLEFAEREGTTPYTAIQPHYNLVSRDTYEGPRRDLAERYGLAAVPYYGLASGFLTGKYRPGANVDSVRSERAAAHLETERGRRVLAALDLVAEEQGTAVATVALAWLAARPTVAAPIASARTLDQLPPLIEVARTTLTEDQLRRLTEASE, from the coding sequence ATGAAGCAGATCGGTGACCTGGACGTCTTCCCGCTCTGCCTGGGCGGCAACGTCTTCGGGTGGACGGCCGGGAAGGAGCGCTCGTTCGAGATCCTCGACGCCTACGCGGCGGCGGGCGGCAACTTCGTCGACACCGCCGACTCCTACATGGCCTCCGCGCCCGGCAACCGGGGCGGCGAGTCAGAGACGATCATCGGCGAGTGGACGGAGACGCGCGGCAACCGGGACGACGTCGTCATCGCGACCAAGGTCGGCCGCCATCCCGAGCGCCGGGGCCTGGCCCCGGCGAACATCAGGGCCGCCGCGGACGACTCGCTCCGGCGGCTCCGCACCGACCGCATCGACCTCTACTACACGCACTACGACGACCCGTCCGTCCCCATCGAGGACATCATGACCACGCTGCACGAGCTCGTCACCGCGGGAAAGGTGCGGCAGATCGGGGTGTCCAACATCGAGCCCGACCGGCTCCAGAAGTCGCTGGAGTTCGCCGAACGCGAGGGGACGACCCCCTACACGGCCATCCAGCCGCACTACAACCTGGTCTCCCGCGACACCTACGAAGGCCCCCGCCGCGACCTCGCCGAGCGGTACGGGCTCGCCGCCGTCCCCTACTACGGCCTCGCGTCGGGCTTCCTGACGGGCAAGTACCGCCCGGGCGCGAACGTGGACAGCGTCCGGTCGGAGCGCGCCGCCGCGCACCTGGAGACCGAGCGCGGCCGCCGGGTCCTGGCCGCCCTCGACCTCGTCGCCGAGGAGCAGGGCACCGCGGTCGCCACCGTGGCGCTGGCCTGGCTCGCCGCCCGGCCGACCGTCGCCGCCCCCATCGCCAGCGCCCGCACCCTCGACCAGCTCCCGCCCCTCATCGAGGTCGCCCGCACGACCCTGACCGAGGACCAGCTCCGGCGCCTCACCGAGGCGTCCGAGTGA
- a CDS encoding DUF305 domain-containing protein: MAGAVSRRSPRHAVLPAVLVLPLLLTACGGGHEQHASTEPASAASDAPASSGHNDHDVMFLQMMIAHHEQGVEMAEVAAGRAKREEVRNLAAAVAATQTEEIKTMTSWLRGWSKPTTTDHEPGSHAEHGGLPATGPKEIRTLKRTTGAAFEPAFLNLFVAHQHNAVKMAEAEEDKGANAEAKAFAKRVRESRTDQIRQMLGMLSG, encoded by the coding sequence GTGGCTGGCGCTGTGAGCCGCCGGTCCCCGCGCCACGCCGTGCTGCCCGCGGTGCTCGTCCTGCCCCTGCTGCTGACCGCGTGCGGAGGGGGCCACGAGCAGCACGCCTCGACCGAGCCGGCGAGCGCGGCCTCGGACGCGCCGGCCTCCTCCGGCCACAACGACCACGACGTGATGTTCCTGCAGATGATGATCGCTCATCACGAGCAGGGAGTGGAGATGGCCGAGGTGGCCGCCGGACGCGCGAAGCGCGAGGAGGTGCGCAACCTCGCGGCGGCCGTCGCGGCGACGCAGACCGAGGAGATCAAGACGATGACCTCCTGGCTGCGCGGGTGGTCGAAGCCGACGACGACCGACCACGAGCCGGGCTCGCACGCCGAGCACGGCGGCCTGCCCGCCACCGGCCCGAAGGAGATCAGGACGCTGAAGCGGACCACCGGGGCCGCCTTCGAGCCGGCGTTCCTCAACCTCTTCGTCGCGCACCAGCACAACGCGGTGAAGATGGCCGAGGCGGAGGAGGACAAGGGCGCCAACGCGGAGGCCAAGGCGTTCGCGAAGCGCGTCAGGGAGTCCCGGACGGACCAGATCCGGCAGATGCTCGGCATGCTCAGCGGCTGA
- a CDS encoding lytic polysaccharide monooxygenase: MRRSLAYPLAVLTVAGPTLFVTAGPAAAHGYVSSPPSRQALCAARAVPDCGPIQFEPQSVEGPKGQRNCHGGLGQFAVLSDESRDWPAKSVGTTVTFSWTLTARHRTSTWEYFVGNTRVAVFDDRNQVPESVVTHRVDLSRFQGRQKVLAIWNIGDTPMAFYNCIDLNIGGGGSGSQPPADPAPQPSSAPSSAPSSAPSSAPSSAPARPQPSSAPVNGEEWRPGVTYKVGDVVTYEGRRYRCRQGHTTIRSWEPVFTPALWLAL, from the coding sequence ATGCGCAGGTCGCTCGCCTATCCGCTCGCCGTTCTCACGGTCGCCGGACCGACGCTGTTCGTCACCGCCGGTCCGGCCGCGGCGCACGGCTACGTCTCCTCCCCGCCGAGCCGGCAGGCGCTGTGCGCCGCCCGCGCGGTGCCCGACTGCGGCCCCATCCAGTTCGAGCCGCAGAGCGTCGAAGGGCCGAAGGGGCAGCGCAACTGCCACGGCGGTCTCGGCCAGTTCGCGGTCCTGTCCGACGAGAGCCGCGACTGGCCCGCCAAGTCGGTCGGCACCACGGTGACCTTCAGCTGGACCCTCACCGCGCGGCACCGCACCAGCACCTGGGAGTACTTCGTCGGGAACACCCGCGTGGCCGTCTTCGACGACCGCAACCAGGTCCCCGAGTCGGTCGTCACGCACCGGGTCGACCTCAGCCGCTTCCAGGGACGCCAGAAGGTCCTGGCGATCTGGAACATCGGGGACACCCCGATGGCGTTCTACAACTGCATCGATCTGAACATCGGCGGCGGGGGCTCGGGTTCGCAGCCGCCCGCGGACCCGGCGCCGCAGCCCTCCTCCGCCCCGTCGAGCGCGCCGTCCTCCGCGCCCTCGTCCGCCCCCTCCTCCGCGCCGGCGCGGCCGCAGCCGTCGAGCGCGCCCGTGAACGGCGAGGAGTGGCGGCCCGGCGTGACCTACAAGGTCGGCGACGTCGTCACCTACGAGGGCAGGCGGTACCGCTGCCGCCAGGGCCACACGACGATCCGCAGCTGGGAGCCGGTCTTCACTCCCGCGCTGTGGCTGGCGCTGTGA
- the acnA gene encoding aconitate hydratase AcnA → MSANSFGSLDKLQVGDKSYDIHRLDAVEGSARLPYSLKVLLENLLRTEDGANVTAEHIRALAGWDPKAQPSKEIQFTPARVIMQDFTGVPCVVDLATMREAVRDLGGDPASINPLAPAELVIDHSVIVDYFGSPDAFERNVQREYERNGERYQFLRWGQTAFDEFKVVPPGTGIVHQVNIEHLARVVFDRDGVAYPDTCVGTDSHTTMQNGIGVLGWGVGGIEAEAAMLGQPISMLIPRVVGFKLTGELPSGTTATDLVLTITEMLRQHGVVGKFVEFYGEGVAALPVANRATIGNMSPEFGSTAATFPIDDETLKYLRLTGRSEEQVALVEAYAKTQGLWLDPSVEPEFSEYLELDLSTVVPSLAGPKRPQDRISVAHAKRTWRRDVQAYVESVMGPTDEAVNESFPASDSPAVSHSGKEDEPREVDPNGSSRPHNPVTVTLEDGTTFELDHGHVALAAITSCTNTSNPYVMIGAALLAKKAVEKGLTRKPWVKTSLAPGSQVVTDYYERAGLTPYLDKIGFNLVGYGCTTCIGNSGPLPPEISKAVNDNDLAVTAVLSGNRNFEGRISPDVKMNYLASPPLVIAYALAGTMDIDILNDPIGEGTDGPVYLRDIWPSQEEIAEIVESSIGKEMFTSSYADVFKGDERWRNLDIPTGDLFEWDPDSTYVRKAPYFDGMTAEPEPVSDIRGARVLAKLGDSVTTDHISPAGAIKVGTPAAQYLQDNGVAVKDFNSYGSRRGNHEVMIRGTFANIRLRNQLLDGVEGGYTRDFTKEDAPQSFIYDAAQNYKAQNIPLVVIAGKEYGSGSSRDWAAKGTALLGVRAVIAESFERIHRSNLIGLGVLPLQFKEGESAESLGLTGTETFDITGITALNEGGVPEEVTVKADDKEFTAVVRIDTPGEAEYYRHGGILQYVLRNLIRK, encoded by the coding sequence GTGTCCGCGAACAGCTTCGGCAGCCTTGACAAGCTGCAGGTAGGCGACAAGTCGTACGACATCCATCGGCTGGACGCGGTCGAGGGCTCGGCCCGGCTTCCGTACAGCCTCAAGGTTCTCCTGGAGAACCTGCTGCGCACAGAGGACGGCGCGAACGTCACGGCCGAGCACATCCGCGCGCTCGCGGGCTGGGACCCGAAGGCGCAGCCGAGCAAGGAGATCCAGTTCACCCCGGCCCGGGTGATCATGCAGGACTTCACCGGCGTGCCCTGCGTCGTGGACCTCGCCACGATGCGCGAGGCCGTCCGCGACCTCGGCGGCGACCCGGCCAGCATCAACCCGCTGGCGCCGGCCGAGCTGGTCATCGACCACTCCGTCATCGTCGACTACTTCGGCTCGCCGGACGCGTTCGAGCGCAACGTCCAGCGCGAGTACGAGCGCAACGGGGAGCGCTACCAGTTCCTGCGCTGGGGGCAGACCGCCTTCGACGAGTTCAAGGTCGTCCCGCCCGGCACCGGCATCGTCCACCAGGTCAACATCGAGCACCTCGCCCGCGTGGTCTTCGACCGCGACGGCGTCGCCTACCCCGACACCTGCGTCGGCACCGACTCGCACACCACGATGCAGAACGGCATCGGCGTCCTCGGGTGGGGCGTCGGCGGCATCGAGGCCGAGGCCGCGATGCTCGGCCAGCCGATCTCCATGCTCATCCCGCGCGTGGTCGGCTTCAAGCTGACCGGCGAGCTGCCCTCCGGCACCACCGCGACCGACCTGGTGCTCACCATCACCGAGATGCTGCGCCAGCACGGGGTCGTCGGCAAGTTCGTCGAGTTCTACGGCGAGGGCGTCGCGGCGCTTCCCGTCGCCAACCGCGCCACGATCGGCAACATGAGCCCCGAGTTCGGCTCCACCGCCGCGACCTTCCCGATCGACGACGAGACGCTGAAGTACCTGCGGCTGACGGGGCGCAGCGAGGAGCAGGTCGCGCTCGTCGAGGCGTACGCCAAGACGCAGGGCCTGTGGCTCGACCCGTCCGTCGAGCCGGAGTTCTCCGAGTACCTGGAGCTTGACCTCTCCACGGTCGTCCCGTCCCTGGCCGGGCCGAAGCGCCCGCAGGACCGCATCTCGGTGGCCCACGCCAAGCGGACCTGGCGGCGCGACGTCCAGGCCTACGTCGAGAGCGTGATGGGTCCCACGGACGAGGCGGTCAACGAGAGCTTCCCCGCCTCCGACTCCCCGGCGGTCAGCCACAGCGGCAAGGAGGACGAGCCGCGTGAGGTCGACCCCAACGGGTCCAGCCGTCCCCACAACCCCGTGACCGTCACGCTCGAGGACGGCACGACCTTCGAGCTCGACCACGGCCACGTCGCCCTCGCCGCCATCACGTCCTGCACCAACACGTCCAACCCGTACGTGATGATCGGCGCGGCGCTGCTGGCGAAGAAGGCCGTCGAGAAGGGCCTCACCCGCAAGCCGTGGGTGAAGACCTCCCTCGCGCCCGGGTCGCAGGTCGTCACCGACTACTACGAGCGCGCCGGCCTCACCCCGTACCTCGACAAGATCGGCTTCAACCTCGTCGGGTACGGCTGCACCACCTGCATCGGCAACTCCGGCCCGCTGCCGCCGGAGATCTCCAAGGCCGTCAACGACAACGACCTGGCGGTCACCGCGGTGCTGTCCGGCAACCGCAACTTCGAGGGCCGCATCAGCCCCGACGTCAAGATGAACTACCTGGCGTCGCCGCCGCTGGTCATCGCCTACGCGCTCGCCGGGACGATGGACATCGACATCCTCAACGACCCGATCGGCGAGGGCACCGACGGCCCCGTCTACCTGCGCGACATCTGGCCCTCGCAGGAGGAGATCGCCGAGATCGTCGAGTCGTCCATCGGCAAGGAGATGTTCACCTCCAGCTACGCCGACGTGTTCAAGGGCGACGAGCGCTGGCGCAACCTCGACATCCCGACCGGCGACCTGTTCGAGTGGGACCCCGACTCCACCTACGTGCGCAAGGCCCCGTACTTCGACGGCATGACCGCCGAGCCGGAGCCGGTGTCCGACATCCGCGGCGCGCGCGTCCTGGCGAAGCTGGGCGACTCGGTCACCACCGACCACATCTCCCCGGCCGGGGCCATCAAGGTCGGCACGCCCGCCGCGCAGTACCTCCAGGACAACGGCGTCGCCGTCAAGGACTTCAACTCCTACGGCTCGCGCCGCGGCAACCACGAGGTCATGATCCGCGGGACGTTCGCCAACATCCGGCTGCGCAACCAGCTCCTGGACGGCGTCGAGGGCGGCTACACCCGCGACTTCACCAAGGAGGACGCGCCGCAGTCGTTCATCTACGACGCCGCGCAGAACTACAAGGCGCAGAACATCCCGCTCGTCGTGATCGCCGGCAAGGAGTACGGCTCCGGCTCGTCGCGCGACTGGGCCGCCAAGGGCACCGCGCTGCTCGGCGTCCGCGCCGTCATCGCCGAGTCCTTCGAGCGCATCCACCGCTCGAACCTCATCGGCCTCGGCGTGCTGCCGCTGCAGTTCAAGGAGGGCGAGTCCGCCGAGTCCCTCGGCCTCACCGGGACCGAGACCTTCGACATCACGGGCATCACCGCGCTGAACGAGGGCGGCGTCCCCGAGGAGGTCACGGTGAAGGCCGACGACAAGGAGTTCACCGCCGTCGTCCGCATCGACACCCCGGGCGAGGCGGAGTACTACCGCCACGGAGGCATCCTCCAGTACGTCCTCCGCAACCTGATCCGCAAGTAA
- a CDS encoding sensor histidine kinase — MRTSLARIATAVTAMVALSFVVPLGLLNGRTAHDRAMTAAERQAASLVPVLSVTRDPAALNDAVGSVPAGTAGRLALHLPTGEVLGSPHAPAGDLAAARRHGRTATVEAAGGKVLLRPVLLEAGTHAVIEVHVPQEELSRGVARSWLILALVALALVLVSVAMADRLATRVVRAAERLVRAVTRVAAGDLAARVDPQGPPELRAAGEAFNHMADRLARLLAAEREAGADLSHRLRTPLTALRVDLDGLAANPGDPARLAQSRSALDRLERAVDEIIAAARRPAGTVAGAGTAAGAAGCDAAEVVRRRMAFWSALAEDQDRGWDLVGADAPAPVPVPEAELAAAVDALMGNVFRHTPHGTAFRLTVHRGRHSTGLLFGDAGPGIPDGDAALRRGASGAGSTGLGLDIARRLAESTGGSLRIGASPLGGAQIEVWLRTAPKPASRRSARRAARR, encoded by the coding sequence ATGAGAACTTCGCTGGCGCGCATCGCGACGGCGGTGACGGCGATGGTGGCGTTGTCCTTCGTCGTCCCGCTGGGGCTGCTGAACGGCCGGACGGCGCACGACCGGGCGATGACGGCGGCCGAGCGGCAGGCGGCCTCGCTCGTGCCGGTGCTGTCGGTGACCCGCGACCCGGCCGCGCTGAACGACGCGGTCGGCTCGGTGCCCGCCGGGACGGCGGGGCGGCTCGCGCTGCACCTGCCCACGGGCGAGGTCCTCGGGTCGCCCCACGCGCCGGCCGGCGACCTCGCCGCGGCGCGGCGGCACGGCCGCACCGCCACGGTCGAGGCGGCGGGCGGGAAGGTGCTGCTGCGCCCCGTCCTGCTGGAGGCCGGGACCCACGCGGTCATCGAGGTGCACGTCCCGCAGGAGGAGCTGAGTCGCGGCGTCGCCCGGTCCTGGCTGATCCTCGCCCTGGTGGCGCTGGCGCTGGTGCTGGTCTCGGTGGCGATGGCCGACCGGCTCGCCACGCGCGTGGTGCGGGCCGCCGAGCGGCTGGTGCGCGCGGTGACCCGGGTCGCGGCGGGCGACCTGGCGGCGCGCGTCGACCCGCAGGGGCCGCCGGAGCTGCGCGCGGCGGGCGAGGCGTTCAACCACATGGCCGACCGGCTCGCCCGGCTGCTGGCGGCCGAGCGGGAGGCGGGCGCCGACCTGTCGCACCGGCTGCGCACCCCGCTGACGGCCCTGCGGGTCGACCTGGACGGGCTGGCGGCCAACCCCGGCGACCCGGCCCGGCTGGCGCAGAGCCGCAGCGCGCTGGACCGGCTGGAGCGGGCGGTCGACGAGATCATCGCCGCGGCGCGGCGGCCCGCCGGGACCGTCGCGGGCGCGGGCACGGCCGCGGGCGCGGCGGGCTGCGACGCGGCGGAGGTGGTGCGCAGGCGGATGGCGTTCTGGTCGGCGCTGGCCGAGGACCAGGACCGCGGATGGGACCTGGTCGGCGCCGACGCGCCCGCTCCCGTGCCCGTCCCCGAGGCCGAGCTGGCCGCCGCGGTGGACGCGCTGATGGGCAACGTCTTCCGGCACACCCCGCACGGCACCGCGTTCCGCCTCACCGTCCACCGCGGCCGGCACTCCACCGGCCTGCTGTTCGGCGACGCGGGGCCCGGCATCCCCGACGGCGACGCGGCCCTGCGGCGCGGCGCGAGCGGCGCCGGGTCCACGGGGCTGGGCCTGGACATCGCGCGGCGCCTCGCCGAGTCCACCGGCGGGTCGCTGCGCATCGGCGCCTCCCCGCTCGGCGGCGCCCAGATCGAGGTGTGGCTGCGCACCGCGCCGAAGCCCGCCTCCCGCCGCTCGGCCCGCCGCGCCGCCCGCCGCTGA
- a CDS encoding carotenoid oxygenase family protein has protein sequence MANPYLEGLLAPVTEEVTVHDLPVTGRIPSGLRGRYLRIGPNPLMVEDASAYHWFLGDGMVHGIRLRDGRAEWYRNRWVRSRKVAERLGEEWPAGPVVENFDFAPNTHVLQHAGDTLALVEAGARPYRLDHELNTLGPCDFGGTLKGGYTAHPKEDPATGELHAVGYYFGWEHLEYTVRSTSGRIVRSVEIPVSDGPMVHDFALTEKYVVIYDLPITFSMALAEAGAGLPYAWNDAHPARVGVMPRDGGAADVRWIDIPPCWVFHTLNAYDDGDRVVVDLARFPSFMHGGRLEGNPAPTLDRWTIDPVAGKVVQETVDDRAQEFPRIDERLTTRRHRYGYTVGDSGVDPQGGTGLMKHDYERGTSEFRRFPDGSGVGEAVFVPSAPDSAEDDGYLMTLAFDPVRQGTDLVVIASQDFTGEPVATVHLPVRVPLGFHGSWAPDLG, from the coding sequence ATGGCCAACCCCTACCTGGAAGGGCTCCTCGCACCCGTCACCGAGGAGGTCACCGTCCACGACCTCCCCGTCACCGGACGGATCCCGAGCGGCCTGCGGGGCCGCTACCTGCGCATCGGCCCGAACCCCCTCATGGTCGAGGACGCCTCCGCCTACCACTGGTTCCTCGGCGACGGCATGGTGCACGGGATCCGGCTCCGCGACGGCCGCGCCGAGTGGTACCGCAACCGCTGGGTCCGCTCGCGGAAGGTGGCGGAGCGGCTCGGCGAGGAATGGCCCGCCGGGCCCGTGGTCGAGAACTTCGACTTCGCCCCCAACACCCACGTGCTCCAGCACGCCGGGGACACCCTCGCGCTCGTCGAGGCCGGCGCCAGGCCGTACCGGCTCGACCACGAGCTGAACACCCTCGGCCCCTGCGACTTCGGCGGCACCCTCAAGGGCGGCTACACCGCCCACCCCAAGGAGGACCCGGCCACCGGCGAACTGCACGCCGTCGGGTACTACTTCGGCTGGGAGCACCTGGAGTACACCGTCCGGAGCACCTCCGGCCGGATCGTCCGCTCGGTGGAGATCCCGGTCTCGGACGGCCCGATGGTCCACGACTTCGCGCTGACGGAGAAGTACGTCGTCATCTACGACCTGCCGATCACCTTCTCCATGGCGCTGGCCGAGGCCGGGGCGGGCCTTCCGTACGCGTGGAACGACGCGCATCCCGCCCGCGTGGGCGTGATGCCGCGCGACGGCGGCGCCGCCGACGTCCGCTGGATCGACATCCCGCCGTGCTGGGTCTTCCACACCCTGAACGCCTACGACGACGGCGACCGCGTCGTCGTGGACCTGGCCCGGTTCCCGAGCTTCATGCACGGCGGCCGGCTGGAGGGCAACCCGGCGCCGACCCTGGACCGCTGGACGATCGACCCCGTGGCGGGGAAGGTCGTGCAGGAGACCGTCGACGACCGCGCGCAGGAGTTCCCGCGCATCGACGAGCGGCTCACCACGCGCCGCCACCGGTACGGCTACACCGTGGGGGACAGCGGAGTCGACCCCCAGGGCGGCACCGGGCTGATGAAGCACGACTACGAGCGCGGAACGTCCGAGTTCCGCCGGTTCCCCGACGGCTCGGGCGTCGGGGAGGCGGTGTTCGTGCCGTCCGCGCCCGACTCCGCCGAGGACGACGGCTACCTGATGACGCTGGCGTTCGACCCCGTCCGGCAGGGCACCGACCTGGTCGTCATCGCGTCGCAGGACTTCACCGGCGAGCCCGTCGCGACCGTCCACCTCCCGGTCCGCGTCCCGCTGGGCTTCCACGGGTCCTGGGCCCCCGACCTCGGCTGA